The Gossypium arboreum isolate Shixiya-1 chromosome 4, ASM2569848v2, whole genome shotgun sequence DNA segment TTGTATAtatatcaaatttaatttagattttaattattaattttggatGCTTTTTAAgagataaataattaattataaaagtaTTTTATTTATATGGATATGGATTAAATTCTTAATCATATGATTAAATCACTATATCACTTTTcgtgattaaaattaattatattattttactaaaaattaaaataaattatatcaaACATGAATAAAGTTTTAAGAGAATTGATAAAGTTAATGCTTTAGACaccaattaaatttttttaattaaattggttTCAGTTGATTTGTAACATTAACAATTATATATATAGTTTGTTTTACTAAATAATAAAAAACTATCTAGTTACAACTTAGACAATTAGGGACAAAAACTTCTTTTGGGTAAAAGTATCATTGAGGTCCTTGTACTaagagttagattgcattttacccttttactaaaaaaatggaaaaattaattcttgtatattagattaaagagcaaactagtcattttattaaaaaattatccaattttgtttttaaaattagtCATTATACGGCAAAGATGATGTACATGTGACACGTCATATATCactgtttaattattttatcaaccATGCAAAtttttaacaatacaaatatataaaatttttaacaaaaaaatattaattttctctttaatataatttataaaaaaaaatttattcgttttttaataaaaataaaatataatctatcTTTTAATATAAATAACTCCATCATATTTCTACCCTCCTTTTGTTATACAAGGTTTCCCAAAGGCAAGTGGCAAATGAGCATTTCCAAATTGGCGGGCAAGTTTGGGCCAACAACTTGAATAGCAATTGCAACCATTTGCAAACATGGTTTTTTATAGCATGGAGGGGACAATTAATGCTATCTCATTGAATGCACAGTTAATCCCTGTTTTTGGTACCTTTTTTTCTTCTTGTACTTGTTTATTGTTTACACTTCACAGGCAAAAAAGTCCTCCACTTCATTATGTATCCATCAAACCTAACAGTGACAATTGTACATGTTTGTCTCTTTTAGTTTCTCTGACTATGATGGTTCATACATTTCATTGTCCTCTCTCTTTGATGTATTGCAACtgttcacacacatttttttttcaaagaCCAAGAAAAGTGGGTACACTGCACTAACATGAAACCATGTTAGATATAGTGGCAATGGTACTGATCCTTCCCACCATAGGGAAGGAACCAAAGATGTTGAGACTATGTATTCATAAAAGGGGTCTCTatagtgaataaattaatataaatttgcaTCTGATcaattactaaaaaaaaaaaaaaaacactgagGTCACATGTCAGTTTTCATGGTCTTTTATGATACAACAAAGAAAAGAATAGGGAAACAATCATGTTCCTCCAAGACCTGAAAACATATctgtaaatgaaaaaaaaaaaaaaagggcaaaTGAAGCCCTATATACATAACATGACGGCAGCCTTCAACGTTGTTCTAGTATCTCACCAACAAACCAAACCCTGCAATTTGCACACCTTATGCTCTTAAAATCGTCTTGATTCCTTTTCCTATCTTAGCTCTCCTTCTCACTCGAGTACTTGATCCCTGCTTGTAGAAACGAGTCAAATATTAGGTAAACAATGCAAATTTTACTATGCAGTTTAGTAACCAATTATCGAGGGTTTACGTTAAGGTTTTGAATGTGTTTTCGAATGTAATGAATGGTATTGCGATCAATTGGGGAGAGTCAAAGTCGCAGTATAGCAGTAGCACCACTGTATTGCAGCTGCTATTCAAATCTCTGCCAAATGCCAAAGAAGAGTTTATGGATTGATTCCTAGTTTTCCATTAAGTATGGAAATGAATAGGTGTATGCCTATGGGATAGGTTTAGGATGTTGAAAACTATAGTTTGTAGACGCATGTACAAGAATGGTAAAAATACCATAGAAGTCCTTGTACAAGAAGTTAAATTGCAGTTTGTCTCCTTTACTAAGAAAATACTCAAATTAGTAcatgtacattagatcaaagacaaattagttatttttttataaaagtttaatctatttgtattgttaaaaacTGATACGTCTAATAGAATAATCAAACAATGACATGTGGTGTGCCACATGTACATTATATTGATGTACAAAGACCAatttatggatgaaatttttaataggagGACCGATTTGATCTTTGATCTAGCATATAAAGACTAGTTTGCTAATTTTTTAAGTAGGGAAGTAAAATACAATCTGAGTCCTACTATAGAAattatcatggtacttttactGGACAAGAATTAAAATCAGGGTAGGGTAGTATTGATCATAATATGTACATTTAATTGGATGGTATTTGCTGATTTTTATCATACGGTACCTTGTTACTTTCACCGTGCCCTTCTTGTTTGTCCGTCATCTTCTCTACATTACCATCACATGTACAACCAAAATGACATTAAACCTCTCTTGGTATTTGGTTTTTCAACGGATGTTAAAGCAAGAAACTATATATATGTCTCTTTCAAGCAAAATCCCCAAACTCAATTGGCAATTATAAAGATTACACAAATCTCCTATCCATTGCAAAACACAAACCGAACACAATCAAATAGTTTAATTGGAATGTAAATAAAAAGTGGCATAGGGTTACCTTGGTTGTTGTCATCCTCCAAAGATGAAATGCAGTATACCCTGAAGCTTAGAGACTGAGGTATATATCCATCGTCCTCAAGGCTCTCATCCTTGTTACTACTTTGAAGCCTTCCCTTTTGCATCCCTCCTTTTTCATCGGAATTCGCCTTTTTATGCATACCACGACCCTTTTCATGGCCTTCTCCTTCCCTACCTTCAGGCAATGACTTGGATAATAGGATGTTATCAACCACAGCAGCGTCACTCTTTTTATGAACAATGCTTAATTGACGCCATCCTCCTCCTCCTACTGCGTGGTCAAATTTTGAAACCCCACAACCCATCGAAGGAGGAGAGACATGCAAAGGGAACTCCCAATGCAGTTTTCTCTCAGGGAATGCTagaattttcttctctctctTGCTCCCTCTCTATTTTTCCCTCTTTTTTCTTttgtgtgaaaaaaaaaaaaaacaaaaaactagAGGAATAGAATGAGAGATCCAACGTGAATTGTGGGATTAGCTAGATAACTAGAGGAGGTTCAAGGGCCTCCATTTCACATTTACTTGTCACCAGTTAGGACAAATTAAAACAAatttgtgtttttcttggtttatTTAGGGATCTCCTACAGGACAGGGCAGCTAATTGCCACTTATAAAGGCGAAGTCAATAGCAGAAAGAAAGCTAATAATTACTAtattaatattgattaaatttgtaATTAGGTATCATACTTTAAAAGGCGAGGGTAAATTAATAAAGTAAGACTAGATTTAACAAGATATTTTCCAAGTGAACTTGGATTTGAATCTAACATTATGTAATTAACTAGTGTAGTATACGAATTATATGAAGATAATCAAGGTATTGCATTGTAGCTTATAATCAAATAATGAAACCCATAATAGATTGTCGATATGTTggacatttttaaaataaaaattgagtggTGTTGTTCGTACATGGTGCTCATAATCTTGCAAAGGTTGTTAGGTATTAGGGTAAGTGTTTAGATGTGCTGACATTATTTTGACTGGATACCAGTATCATAAGTGTCTTATGGAAGAAGATGGTGGGAACAGTCTATTTATATCCTTTCTAGTAGGACTCTTACGGTCCAAATGTCCAGTTGGTGGGAAGTTACAAGGTCACTATTTTGGGCAACAGTATTTAGGGTTttggttctttttcttttcttttatatccAACTTTGCttctttgatttttggttgttgtATGTTGAATTTCTAGGTGATTTTGTGCTGCATTATGGTTATTTTCAGTTGTTAGTCAAACTAGAGATGGATACACGAATTAGTTACACAATTTTTTTTACGTCTATCAAATGAAACCTTGTCCTAATAGTAATTTATTATCAATCAACAATACAATATATGAATAAAGCTCAATTGATTAATCAATTTGTAACCTCACATCTATACATTAACTAAGATCACTCTCTCCATAAATGTTTTCTACTTGAAAACTTAGCTACAAGCTGAGCATGAGACGATTTGTTTACAAATTAATTACACTAAAAATAGGTTGGAACAAATAAGTTCTCtccgtaaattatacataattAAGTAATATCTAAATAAGTATTATAGATTTGTAGATCTGAATGTGATATCcttaaaatttttcttcaataaaaattctATATAGCATCTAATAAAAAAGATGTCCAAATATTAAACTTTCTATAGAAATAGTACCTCTTCATACAAGTAGAGTCTATTGTGCCATTTGTATAACAAATGGATATTGAACTCATCAataaatttaatttctcattatacaaaaTTATGCCCTATGTTCAACAATTGGAAGAATCAATGTGGTTATATAAATCACGAAATTTCAAATATTAGAATGGCACATAACACCTGAACGAAACGCCAATTGCACTAAAAGTGTccaatgtaacaacccgttttagggtcaaatcggaacagtaattttgggaccacaaatccaaagtagaaatattatttttgttatttctttaaggtctacagtttgattgaatgattgtgtgaaaatttcgttaagaaattttatcaatagggtgtccaatttgactaataggactaaaatgcaataggtgcaaaatgtgtgttctagaagctagaggtgtctaattgctatgaaattttaaattggaggtcagaccattatactttaagttggaaaaaaatagacatggttagataaaatttcaaagtttcaggtgaagggcattttggtcatttggtaaataaagacaaaataaatcgaataaaagatgtcatcttctcaatttcatcctcCTTGTGCTAAAAATTGaagagtctccatagctagggttttggccaagcttccaagcttgattgtaagtctatctttgtcccgtttttaatgatttttatgtttttaaagttgttttaacctaatctagctatttcaatgACTAATTTGAAGGAATGATgaagtataaaattttacccatgttaaatatttgtgtattttgatgtttaatggtagaaaatgcatgtttagtgttagataaacaacatttaccaagtgatttttgatgaaaatgtcaaatagggacctatttgtaaaagttataaaatatgtgtaaaaaaggtgaataaataaaaaatgtaagCTGATATGAGTACTAataatatttggctaggcttgggtaatgaagaaatcgaatgaaaatcactttacgagcctagggactaaaatgtaaaaagttgaaaagttaggggtaaaaatgtaatttttgccataaggtgtttttaggattaaattgaataatgtggtgattgaatgtgttaaatgtggtattatagatcaagaaagacgaggttctgacctagaccaaggaaagaacaaagttgtggactaaatcgaactattagccattttgtaccacggtaagttcgtatgttaaaaataagctttagaataattgtgcttaaatgctttaatattgcatgaattgtatgtttgattatgtgaatgaataTTACTCTACGAACGAGTTCGACTAGGAATCAACAAGCAAGAAATCCCGCTTAAACCTTAAAATagagtaggatacaagtgacatgtcactagggtcatgatgtgttatgtgattatgtgatccgggtgctggtcttgtacgttctatcggtggctgagtataccggcatatgttgcggatacttgacagcttgtgtgagcagcactgtatagctacgtcttgactgacaacttgtgtgagcaggcccgttgatagctcgagagtgagcaactatgtgatatgagacttgggtaactttggctacatatgtggcacttagtgtgcaaatttcctgagtatccgatatttttattccgagtggttcacgggtatgtcaaagatgagattaCGTGTAAATTCATctcgagatggtacaggtacgtacatgaAGCTCATAtctattaaatgcttgaaatgatgaatatgaggtaagtATTGTGATGGAATAAGTTATGATCATGAGACCATGGAAAAGTTACATTTAAtcatgttatattatttgaatgttatatgtatggtaaggttagctTATTTCTTGCATAAGAGCTTGCTAAGCTatattgcttactccgtttatttttcaTGTCTTTATAGTTGTGCCAAGCTAACTCGGATCGTAGATCGTCGGAGActcgaatcacactatcaaactttcattttgggTATTTATGATCTTTgtattttgaaagtatggcatgtataaggacttggtcattttgttatatgtgtcatttgatttggccaaatgtgttagcttatATTTGTTCAAGGTGATTtagtatttagccatgtaattggcttattttggctaaaatggttgtaagcccatttatataAGTGTATGTGCTAATGCCTTTCGTTTATGTGTTTTGCACTAGGTTGCTATatgtttattatggttaaatgatttgttgtgaaatggatgagatTAGTCCTTTGATGTGCTAGGAAATTTAAATAGAATTATGCATGATGGAAGTATTCATGTTGACACttatgaatgtgagtttggtatgaattgatttggtaaaacatgctatagtaaatatgttaagtgttggcaatgaatgacatgatatagttttgattatggatgttttggttgcctaaacaTGCCATGGTTTGTACCATTGGATTggtgtatgtgtatgtgtgaataagggtggaaaatggcttagtaaatagcctttattttgtccacacgggtagacacacgggcttgtgtctaggccgtgtgtgacacacggtctcccccatgggcatgtgttccggccgtgtgtctcttgcaccttaattttgacaaatagaatgctcagaattgagcacacgggcagagacacgggcatgtgtctcagcagcGTGGATGACACAACCTCAGGCACTGCacttattttgttaaaatttaattatctacacggactagcacacgggtgtgtgacttggccatgtgacatcaatttgttcatgcattgcaaaatagagagttacacaggttagggacacgagCTTGTGTAGCCACACGGCTTGCGCACATGAGCGTGTCcaaaaccacacgggcgtgtgacccctgtttaaggaaaaaaatttctaagtttcgtAAAATTTTCccgagttctcggtttagtcccgagccagtttcaaagcatgttttgggcctcgtaggctcgtgctagggactttatgattgaatgcgaatggttttaatttggactcaAAGTTATGACTAGGAattatttgattgtttgtgtggtaagtctggtaatgtctcgtaccctgttccggcgtcgaatacgggtaaggggtattacatccAAACTCCAAAAAACACAATATAATACCAAAACTCCAAAAAAGCTCATAGACGTGATACAAACATAATTCATTTGAAACACCAAATAATAGAAATGAACAACACTATTACAACTTAGTGGCATCCCAACTATATCTTACCATGCTAACCTATGTTTATAGAAATGAAATTTAACTTTTATTCACATAGTTGTATAAGATCTTTATaacacaaaatatataataattagatCATTACCAGAAAATCCTAGTCCAGATTTCAAGTTGCAACtatattagtattatttaagtataaagactttttagatgtattttcaatttgttggggaacatttattttgatgttttagtataTTTGTTGtactatatttttaaatttatttttatataaaaagtaaTATAAAAAAGTTAATACATGAAACACCCTTAGCTCGTATCCGTTGCCAaaacaaggttacggagcattaacGGGCTAACAGAATAGTAAACCATTCAATTCATACATCAATGCaaacataatttaattacttTCCAATACATTTATAATGTCCCTTAATCGAGCCATTGAGCCACTAAAAACACTTTGAAAAAatttcgggactaaatcagaaacatttggaaatttttaggaaaatgttaaaaattttgaacTATAGAGgttacacggcttgagacacatgcccgtgtcttaggcattgtggacatttgaaatagggacacacgaccgtgtcccagcctgtgtccatgCTCGTGTAACTTTCTGATTTGGGGTCACATGACCagcccacacgcctatgtgccatgTCGTGTACCTCTCGAAAtgacctcacatgcccgtgtgttcgGCCGTGTAACAGTCTGACTTGTATGCATTGAACCTACagggcacacacggctgagacatttgcttgtgtcttaggctgtgtggccTCAAATGAACCATAAaacacaagtttaccatttcaaatTGCTTGGACCTTAAGAAACTCAAATACCAACTAAAATACCAAATCAAAAAGACATTAACTGGGTGAAAAACACATCAAAACCAACATAATATGTGCcaaaccaatgtaccctcattggtaccacaaatATATATAACTTTACAACAAAATAAACATTGATTCAATTCATCAACTCACTCAAGAAATACCTAATCAAAATACCTATCAAAGGTATCACAATTAcaacaattcaattatatatacacCATACATACTAGCATAACTGTAACAGCCCTAACCCTACCTttatccgtcgtcggaatagggttatagagttTTATTGGACTTTTTAGATCAAATATGAACATTTAATATCATTTAGTATAAATATAACAATTTCATCATATTATCCCTTTTATGAGCCCTTGAGACTCAAAATATGTGTTAGAAACAAATCGAGAATAAACCATGTACTTAGGAAATGTTTCTGAAAGCAtcaaaaaatttcaaagaaaCAGAGGACGTACGCTcttgtgtctaggctatgtgcgcattcgaaatagggacacatgtcCGTGTCCCGGCCAGTGTCTGTGTCCCAGCCAGTTTCCATGTCCGTGTAACTTTCTTACTTGGGTTACACAAccaagccatacgcccgtgtactaggccatgtgtcatacacagctgagacacacgtccgtgtctctgcccatgtgaaaatacctgggcattctgttttgaaattttaaggttgcaggggacacacgaccaagtcacacacctgtgtgttagccgtgtgtctcacacggtccagtcatatgcccgtgtgtctagccatgTAGACGCAAATACCCTGCAATCTTAGATACTAAGCAACTTAAAAACCATtcattcaaccaatccaaaacacaaTCAATTACATTTTAAACATGTCAAAATAATCAACCTAGatgtctaaccaatgtaccctaaTAGGTACTTCAATTATGTTATCAAAACATTTCAATAAGACACCATTCAAGACCAAATTGGAAATATGTCTATTTCAATCCATTTTTGCCTATATCTTGTTCATTTACACATTAACTTAAACATGCCATGTTATAGCCTCTACATAAacacatatatttacatatgTATAATCAACCAACATTAACTTATAATCTTATTTACAATCACTTCACAAAATAGTTAACATTTAGACACCCTAGGTAATGCCAACATAAAAAGAAGTATACATTTCCAagttttgagttcgggatcgttgTGGATGCTGAATCAACGGTCAACTCTTAAATACATAACCTGCGCACAGAAAACAAACTGcacgctgagtatgaactcagtggtatttctataatccaaatattaaaaagtaaaataaagtaATATGCACATTTAATCTTATAATAACAATagtcattcaatttaatcaattcataacaaATCAATCTTAACATTTTCAATTTCTCGTCAATTGTTATCTCAAATAACTTTTCACAATAAAGTGCACAATTCATTTGTCTCATTTCCATTTCACTTTCAATACTTTTCAGCTCCAATCATAATAGCATTTTATTTAATtgcccctattaacacgactcggactcggacagatacacgaatccaaccaaaacacaccagtttggcaccgagtgcctcatcagataattcaaagtaataagttgacacctagtgtcttatcggttaaaccgaagtaaatttggtacccagtacctcatcgaattaaTCCAAAGTAATAGATTGACACTTGGTGTCTCATCGACTCTCGAAGTAATCCctaaactcttccaatcctatggcatgccatttatatccaactcagcccgatatagttaatagggtttcaattcacttttcaagtGCAAAAAAATTCAATATGCAATTTCTACATTAATCAcatattcaaataaattcaattcaatatcaaaatggTAACACTCACCTTAATTACTACCATAAACGTttaaatcaaaatacaaccattaataattaaattcggattatagaaatacaaaccataaCTTTCGAGCTACACCTCAttgactttatcttttcctttcttagtcGAGGTTTCCAGCACAATGTTtgctatgaaattaaaataattaaaattcatcaatacaatacaatacaatacaattCTATTTCACATAAAATATTTCAATTATTATTCAACATtagcctaaattccaatttagtccctaaactgagactaactttatttcttcacaattaattctatattttcattcaatttccactttaaactaaattcaactctctaatttcactcacatccctaaatttcaaaatttttataatttagtccctaatactcaaaatttataatttattccacaattcaatcctttttcaaTTCTATCttaaaaaatctatcaatttagtccctaatattcTAATTATTTAACATGAACAAcatctaaaaatttaataatttctaaaatttcgaCATAGGTTAGGTAGTGTTTAATACcaagatttcaaaaacataaaaattacaagaaaatggaataAATTGTCTAACCAATTGAACTTTAAACCCTTGAAAACCCTAgcattttctcctttctttctctttttcttttctttctttccttctctgtttcgtttcaatgtttatttcttttctatttcttttcctttataatataatataatataatataatataatataatataatataatatacacttaacttttatgttttattataaataaatatacttaTGATGCCTAATTTATGTAATTGGCCTAATTTCTTATTTGGTCCTTTTaactttctttaatctataatttaactttcactctatatgcaatttagtcttttttcctaattactcttaattcaagctaattcacctaaccaagacctaattaaccacacaactaactttgtaaatatttctattttacaaaaatggaga contains these protein-coding regions:
- the LOC128291679 gene encoding uncharacterized protein LOC128291679 isoform X1; its protein translation is MGCGVSKFDHAVGGGGWRQLSIVHKKSDAAVVDNILLSKSLPEGREGEGHEKGRGMHKKANSDEKGGMQKGRLQSSNKDESLEDDGYIPQSLSFRVYCISSLEDDNNQEKMTDKQEGHGESNKGSSTRVRRRAKIGKGIKTILRA
- the LOC128291679 gene encoding uncharacterized protein LOC128291679 isoform X3 — protein: MGCGVSKFDHAVGGGGWRQLSIVHKKSDAAVVDNILLSKSLPEGREGEGHEKGRGMHKKANSDEKGGMQKGRLQSSNKDESLEDDGYIPQSLSFRVYCISSLEDDNNQDDGQTRRAR
- the LOC128291679 gene encoding uncharacterized protein LOC128291679 isoform X2, coding for MGCGVSKFDHAVGGGGWRQLSIVHKKSDAAVVDNILLSKSLPEGREGEGHEKGRGMHKKANSDEKGGMQKGRLQSSNKDESLEDDGYIPQSLSFRVYCISSLEDDNNQGIKYSSEKES